A single window of Streptomyces xanthii DNA harbors:
- a CDS encoding gamma-glutamyl-gamma-aminobutyrate hydrolase family protein, with protein MVSRPLIGISTYLENKASWGVWELPAALLPAGYPQIVQRSGGLAAMVPPDDPGHAPSVVARLDGLVVAGGPDVEPGEYGAARDPRTGPAAPERDAWELALIRAALTSGTPLLGICRGMQLLNVALGGTLTQHIEGHVKETGVFGRHTVTSVPGTRFGELVPEPTEVPTYHHQAVDRLGRGLVASAHAADGTVEAVELPGMSWVIGVQWHPEMGEDSRVTEGLVRAASAPHGF; from the coding sequence ATGGTGAGCAGGCCGCTGATCGGCATCAGCACCTATCTGGAGAACAAGGCCAGTTGGGGCGTGTGGGAGCTGCCCGCGGCGCTGCTCCCGGCCGGCTATCCGCAGATCGTGCAGCGCTCCGGCGGTCTGGCCGCCATGGTCCCGCCGGACGATCCCGGGCACGCGCCCTCGGTGGTGGCCCGGCTCGACGGGCTGGTGGTCGCGGGCGGGCCGGACGTCGAGCCCGGCGAGTACGGGGCCGCCCGTGATCCGCGTACGGGGCCGGCCGCGCCGGAGCGGGACGCGTGGGAACTGGCGCTGATCCGGGCCGCGTTGACCTCCGGAACGCCGCTGCTCGGGATCTGCCGGGGCATGCAGCTGCTGAACGTGGCGCTCGGCGGGACGCTGACGCAGCACATCGAGGGGCACGTGAAGGAGACCGGCGTGTTCGGCCGGCACACGGTGACCTCGGTGCCGGGCACCCGGTTCGGCGAGCTGGTGCCCGAGCCGACCGAGGTCCCGACCTACCACCACCAGGCCGTGGACCGCCTGGGCCGGGGTCTGGTGGCCTCGGCGCACGCGGCGGACGGAACGGTGGAGGCCGTCGAACTGCCCGGCATGTCCTGGGTGATCGGCGTGCAGTGGCACCCGGAGATGGGCGAGGACTCCCGGGTCACCGAGGGCCTGGTCCGCGCGGCCTCGGCCCCGCACGGCTTCTGA
- a CDS encoding 3-oxoacyl-ACP reductase: MTKDIVCRRLVGRTAVITGAGSGIGLATARRLASEGAHVVCGDIDAAAGKSAADAVGGTFVQVDVTDAEQVEALFRTAYETYGSVDIAFNNAGISPPDDDSILDTGLEAWKRVQEVNLTSVYLCCKAAIPYMREQGRGSIINTASFVARMGAATSQISYTASKGGVLAMSRELGVQFAREGIRVNALCPGPVNTPLLQELFAKDPERAARRLVHIPVGRFAEADEIAAAVAFLASDDSSFVNATDFLVDGGISGAYVTPL; the protein is encoded by the coding sequence ATGACCAAGGACATCGTCTGCCGCCGTCTCGTCGGCCGCACCGCCGTCATCACCGGAGCCGGCAGCGGCATCGGCCTCGCCACCGCCCGCCGCCTCGCCTCCGAAGGCGCCCATGTCGTCTGCGGCGACATCGACGCCGCCGCCGGAAAGAGCGCGGCCGACGCCGTCGGCGGCACCTTCGTCCAGGTCGACGTCACCGACGCGGAACAGGTCGAGGCCCTGTTCCGCACCGCGTACGAGACCTACGGCTCCGTCGACATCGCCTTCAACAACGCCGGCATCTCGCCCCCCGACGACGACTCCATCCTCGACACCGGCCTGGAGGCCTGGAAGCGCGTCCAGGAGGTCAACCTCACCTCCGTCTACCTGTGCTGCAAGGCCGCCATCCCCTACATGCGGGAACAGGGCAGGGGCTCCATCATCAACACGGCCAGCTTCGTGGCCCGGATGGGCGCCGCCACCTCCCAGATCTCCTACACCGCGTCCAAGGGCGGCGTCCTCGCCATGTCCCGCGAGCTCGGCGTCCAGTTCGCCCGCGAGGGCATCCGGGTCAACGCCCTGTGCCCCGGACCGGTCAACACCCCGCTCCTCCAAGAGCTGTTCGCCAAGGACCCCGAGCGCGCCGCGCGCCGCCTCGTACACATCCCGGTGGGCCGCTTCGCCGAGGCCGACGAGATCGCGGCCGCCGTCGCCTTCCTCGCCAGCGACGACTCCTCCTTCGTCAACGCCACCGACTTCCTGGTCGACGGCGGCATCTCCGGCGCCTACGTGACGCCCCTCTAG
- a CDS encoding FadR/GntR family transcriptional regulator codes for MSLDRSYAAVLRPVRAGNGFEEALEQILQVVRLGLVPGGERLPAERELAERLGISRVTLREVLKVLQDQGLVESRRGRYGGTFVRPRPEAAGENELRRRVEGVDVEDALRFREALEVGAAGLCAAHGLGAEQADRLRAALAGTHDAPLAEYRRRDTLLHLTLAELSGSPSLAAQYAAVRAGINDLLDCIPLLVRNLEHSQRQHTALVEAVLDGDADGAREMMREHCAGTAALLRGFLT; via the coding sequence ATGTCGCTCGACAGGTCGTACGCCGCGGTGCTGCGGCCGGTGCGCGCGGGGAACGGATTCGAGGAGGCCCTGGAGCAGATCCTCCAGGTCGTCCGGCTGGGCCTGGTGCCGGGAGGTGAACGGCTGCCCGCCGAGCGGGAGTTGGCGGAGCGACTCGGGATCAGCCGGGTGACGCTGCGCGAGGTCCTGAAGGTGCTGCAGGACCAGGGTCTGGTCGAGTCGCGGCGCGGGCGCTACGGCGGCACGTTCGTGCGGCCCCGGCCGGAGGCGGCGGGCGAGAACGAGCTGCGGCGCCGGGTCGAGGGCGTCGACGTGGAGGACGCGCTGCGCTTCCGCGAGGCCCTTGAGGTCGGGGCGGCCGGGCTGTGCGCGGCGCACGGGCTCGGCGCGGAGCAGGCGGACCGGCTGCGGGCGGCGCTCGCCGGCACCCACGACGCCCCGCTGGCCGAGTACCGGCGCCGCGACACCCTCCTGCACCTCACCCTCGCGGAGCTGTCCGGGTCCCCGTCCCTGGCCGCGCAGTACGCGGCGGTCCGCGCCGGGATCAACGACCTGCTCGACTGCATCCCCCTGCTGGTACGGAACCTGGAGCACTCGCAGCGCCAGCACACGGCCCTGGTTGAGGCGGTGCTCGACGGGGACGCGGACGGCGCGCGGGAGATGATGCGCGAGCACTGCGCCGGCACGGCCGCGCTCCTGCGCGGATTCCTGACCTGA
- a CDS encoding LysR family transcriptional regulator, with translation MSEERGARERQAGTGQDTAGEAPPGLLAHRVPDLGALELLLAVARLGSLGAAARELGITQPAASSRIRSMERQLGLALVDRSPRGSRLTETGALVTDWARRIVEAAEEFDAGAQALRVRRDSRLRVAASMTIAEYLLPRWLLALRAARPDTAVSLLAGNSTAVAERLLAGEADLGFVEGVSVPAGLDSAIVAHDRLIVVTAPGHPWSRRRRPLAAEELAATPLILREEGSGTRQVLDAALGGLARPLIELSSTTAVKAAAVGGAGPSVLSELAVGEELASRRLVRVPLEGATLTRSLRAVWPTGHPPVGPARELLGLTRSNA, from the coding sequence ATGAGCGAGGAGCGGGGAGCGCGCGAGCGCCAGGCGGGCACGGGGCAGGACACGGCAGGGGAGGCGCCCCCGGGGCTCCTCGCCCACCGCGTCCCCGACCTCGGCGCGCTCGAACTGCTGCTCGCGGTGGCCCGGCTCGGCAGCCTCGGCGCGGCCGCGCGCGAGCTCGGCATCACCCAGCCCGCCGCCAGCAGCCGCATCCGCTCGATGGAGCGCCAGCTGGGGCTCGCCCTCGTCGACCGCTCGCCGCGCGGCTCCCGGCTCACCGAGACCGGAGCCCTCGTCACGGACTGGGCGCGGCGGATCGTCGAGGCGGCCGAGGAGTTCGACGCGGGCGCGCAGGCGCTCCGTGTACGCCGTGACTCCCGGCTGCGGGTCGCGGCCAGCATGACCATCGCCGAGTACCTGCTGCCGCGCTGGCTGCTCGCCCTGCGGGCCGCCCGCCCCGACACGGCCGTCTCCCTGCTCGCGGGGAACTCGACGGCGGTCGCCGAGCGGCTGCTCGCCGGGGAGGCGGACCTCGGCTTCGTCGAGGGCGTGTCGGTGCCGGCCGGACTGGACTCGGCGATCGTCGCCCACGACCGGCTGATCGTGGTGACGGCCCCGGGCCACCCGTGGTCGCGCCGCCGCAGACCGCTCGCCGCCGAGGAACTGGCCGCGACCCCGCTCATCCTGCGCGAGGAGGGCTCCGGCACCCGCCAGGTCCTGGACGCGGCACTCGGCGGGCTCGCCCGCCCGCTGATCGAGCTGTCCTCCACCACGGCGGTGAAGGCCGCGGCGGTCGGCGGCGCCGGCCCCTCGGTCCTCAGCGAACTGGCCGTCGGCGAGGAGCTGGCGTCCCGCCGTCTGGTCCGCGTCCCTCTGGAAGGCGCGACCCTGACCCGCTCCCTGCGCGCGGTCTGGCCGACGGGCCACCCGCCGGTGGGCCCGGCCCGCGAACTGCTCGGCCTGACCCGCTCGAACGCCTGA
- a CDS encoding amino acid deaminase/aldolase — MTPRAADRARFDRATAHLDAPVAIVDLDAFDANAEDLVRRAAGKPVRVASKSVRCRALLERVLAKDGFAGVMSFTLAESVWLARSGVEDVLLAYPSADRSGFAELAHDPKLAGAVTVMVDDPAQLKLIDAARDGGREEIRVCLELDTSWRVLGGRVRIGALRSPLRTPEHLAELARAVDRRPGFRLVGLMAYEGHVAGVGDAVAGRPVRSRAIRLMQAAARKELVVRRAEVVRAVRAVVPDLEFVNGGGTGSVQHTAAEDAVTEIAAGSGLYVPRLFDNYTSFSARPAALFAQPVVRRPGVGVVTVLGGGYPASGAAGADRLPVPYLPEGLRYDAQEGPGEVQTPLLGAAADDLLIGDKVWFRHAKAGELCERFEVLHLVSGDTVTETVPTYRGEGYTFL; from the coding sequence ATGACACCGCGCGCCGCCGACCGGGCCCGCTTCGACCGGGCCACCGCACACCTCGACGCCCCCGTGGCGATCGTCGACCTGGACGCCTTCGACGCCAACGCCGAGGACCTGGTCCGGCGGGCGGCGGGCAAGCCGGTCCGGGTGGCGAGCAAGTCCGTACGGTGCCGGGCGCTGCTGGAGCGGGTGCTGGCCAAGGACGGGTTCGCCGGGGTCATGTCGTTCACGCTGGCCGAGTCGGTCTGGCTCGCGCGCTCCGGTGTCGAGGACGTGCTGCTCGCGTACCCGTCGGCGGACCGGAGCGGTTTCGCGGAGCTCGCGCACGACCCGAAGCTGGCCGGCGCGGTCACGGTGATGGTCGACGACCCGGCGCAGCTGAAGCTGATCGACGCGGCACGCGACGGCGGCCGCGAGGAGATCCGGGTGTGCCTGGAGCTCGACACGTCGTGGCGGGTGCTGGGCGGGCGGGTCCGGATCGGCGCGCTGCGCTCTCCGCTGCGTACGCCGGAGCATCTCGCCGAGCTGGCCCGTGCGGTGGACCGGCGGCCCGGTTTCCGGCTGGTCGGCCTGATGGCGTACGAGGGGCACGTGGCCGGGGTCGGGGACGCGGTCGCGGGGCGGCCGGTGCGGTCGCGGGCGATCCGGCTGATGCAGGCGGCGGCGCGCAAGGAGCTGGTGGTGCGCCGGGCCGAGGTGGTCCGGGCGGTGCGCGCGGTGGTGCCGGACCTGGAGTTCGTGAACGGGGGCGGCACGGGCAGCGTGCAGCACACGGCGGCCGAGGACGCGGTGACGGAGATCGCGGCCGGGTCGGGGCTCTACGTGCCGCGGCTCTTCGACAACTACACGTCGTTCAGCGCGCGTCCCGCCGCGCTGTTCGCCCAGCCCGTGGTGCGCCGGCCCGGGGTCGGCGTGGTGACCGTGCTCGGCGGCGGCTATCCGGCCTCGGGCGCGGCGGGCGCGGACCGGCTGCCGGTGCCGTATCTGCCGGAGGGGCTGCGCTACGACGCGCAGGAGGGGCCGGGCGAGGTGCAGACGCCGCTGCTCGGCGCGGCGGCCGACGACCTGCTGATCGGCGACAAGGTGTGGTTCCGGCACGCGAAGGCCGGTGAGCTGTGCGAGCGGTTCGAGGTGCTGCACCTGGTGTCCGGGGACACGGTCACGGAGACGGTGCCGACGTACCGCGGCGAGGGCTACACGTTCCTGTAG
- a CDS encoding aldehyde dehydrogenase family protein produces MPDRCVDTTTLTVLNPATEDVVATVPAADAADTDRAVRRAVTAQRAWAAAAPADRARLLRRFADTVDAHLEELAQLEVREAGHLVGNARWEAGNVRDLLLYAAGGAERLNGAQIPAPGGWNITFHEPLGVVGIIAPWNFPMPIAAWGTAPALAAGNAVVLKPAETTPLTALRLAELALDAGLPEHVFQVLPGHGSVTGRALVDHPDVAKVVFTGSTRTGREVMERCAARVKPVTLELGGKSPNVVFADADLGRALDPFSFLDNSGQDCCARTRILVQESVYEEAVARLTDAIGAVVVGDPLDEKTQMGPLISRRQLDRVRHFVKDDAPGPRGTAPTGPGFWFPPTVLTGEAADSRAAVEEIFGPVAVLLPFTDEADAVRLADATPYGLSGSIWTRDVGRALRVSAAVRAGNLSVNSHSSVRYWTPFGGFKQSGLGRELGPDALTAFTETKNVFLSTEA; encoded by the coding sequence TTGCCCGACCGATGCGTCGACACGACCACCCTGACCGTCCTGAACCCCGCCACCGAAGACGTGGTCGCCACCGTCCCCGCCGCCGACGCGGCCGACACCGACCGGGCCGTGCGCCGCGCCGTCACCGCCCAGCGCGCCTGGGCCGCGGCGGCCCCCGCCGACCGCGCCCGCCTCCTGCGGCGCTTCGCCGACACCGTCGACGCCCACCTCGAGGAACTCGCGCAACTGGAGGTCCGCGAGGCCGGGCACCTGGTCGGCAACGCCCGCTGGGAAGCCGGCAACGTCCGCGACCTGCTGCTCTACGCCGCCGGCGGCGCCGAACGCCTCAACGGCGCACAGATCCCCGCCCCCGGCGGCTGGAACATCACCTTCCACGAACCGCTCGGCGTCGTCGGCATCATCGCCCCCTGGAACTTCCCCATGCCGATCGCCGCCTGGGGCACCGCCCCCGCCCTCGCGGCCGGCAACGCGGTCGTCCTCAAACCGGCCGAGACCACCCCGCTCACCGCCCTGCGCCTGGCCGAACTCGCCCTGGACGCCGGACTGCCCGAGCACGTGTTCCAGGTGCTCCCCGGCCACGGGAGCGTCACGGGCCGCGCCCTCGTCGACCACCCCGACGTCGCGAAGGTCGTCTTCACCGGCTCGACCCGCACCGGCCGCGAGGTCATGGAGCGCTGCGCCGCGCGCGTCAAGCCGGTCACCCTCGAACTCGGCGGCAAGAGCCCCAACGTCGTCTTCGCCGACGCCGACCTCGGCCGCGCCCTCGACCCCTTCTCCTTCCTCGACAACTCCGGCCAGGACTGCTGCGCCCGCACCCGGATCCTCGTCCAGGAATCCGTCTACGAGGAGGCCGTCGCCCGCCTCACGGACGCGATCGGCGCCGTCGTCGTCGGTGACCCGCTCGACGAGAAGACGCAGATGGGCCCGCTCATCTCACGCCGACAGCTGGACCGCGTACGGCACTTCGTGAAGGACGACGCCCCCGGCCCGCGCGGCACCGCGCCCACCGGCCCCGGCTTCTGGTTCCCGCCGACCGTCCTCACCGGCGAGGCGGCCGACTCCCGGGCCGCCGTCGAGGAGATCTTCGGACCCGTCGCCGTCCTTCTGCCGTTCACCGACGAGGCCGACGCCGTCCGCCTCGCCGACGCCACGCCGTACGGCCTGTCCGGCTCCATCTGGACCCGGGACGTGGGCCGCGCCCTGCGCGTCAGTGCCGCCGTCCGCGCCGGGAACCTGTCCGTCAACTCGCACTCCAGCGTCCGCTACTGGACCCCGTTCGGCGGCTTCAAACAGTCCGGCCTCGGCCGCGAACTCGGCCCCGACGCCCTGACCGCCTTCACCGAGACCAAGAACGTCTTCCTCAGCACGGAGGCCTGA
- a CDS encoding DUF2510 domain-containing protein, which produces MSMTPPPGWYPDPKAPSTERWWDGAAWTQHRRQPAPQGPPPSPPAPVGPPSSAGGRGKLVAVIAAGVALVTAIVAGGIVALGGDEEDPKTRTAPSSAQPSAPPQSSEAASSAPAPSRSDDPSRVTDELNGITLPVLDGWQKAEYVADDYTFITTPDTYDCPFDQGMCRRGTVSTHTVTGTDETDPEALAKDDVKDAADRAYDTDSIGRRPFGGMTGHKVVASRQIGVAGRAGWLVRWKVTTAEGAGGYVQSVVFPSSSGSEALVAVRCTLDVSSESPPLTDLDKIVKGIRAVDGTGGGGVGSTVGPSR; this is translated from the coding sequence ATGAGCATGACGCCGCCGCCGGGCTGGTACCCGGATCCCAAGGCCCCGTCCACCGAGCGCTGGTGGGACGGGGCCGCGTGGACCCAGCACCGCAGGCAGCCGGCCCCGCAGGGGCCCCCGCCGTCCCCGCCCGCACCCGTGGGGCCGCCGTCCTCCGCCGGCGGGCGCGGCAAGCTCGTGGCCGTGATCGCCGCCGGGGTCGCCCTCGTCACCGCGATCGTCGCCGGCGGCATCGTCGCCCTCGGAGGCGACGAGGAGGACCCCAAGACGCGTACGGCGCCCTCGTCCGCGCAGCCCTCCGCGCCGCCGCAGTCCTCCGAGGCCGCGAGCAGCGCCCCGGCGCCCTCGCGCAGTGACGACCCCTCACGCGTCACCGACGAGCTCAACGGCATCACGCTGCCCGTCCTCGACGGCTGGCAGAAGGCCGAGTACGTCGCCGACGACTACACGTTCATCACCACGCCGGACACCTACGACTGCCCGTTCGACCAGGGCATGTGCCGCCGCGGCACCGTCTCCACGCACACCGTCACCGGCACCGACGAGACCGACCCCGAGGCCCTCGCCAAGGACGACGTGAAGGACGCCGCCGACCGCGCCTACGACACCGACTCCATCGGGCGGCGCCCCTTCGGCGGCATGACCGGCCACAAGGTCGTGGCGTCCCGGCAGATCGGGGTCGCCGGGCGCGCGGGCTGGCTCGTGCGCTGGAAGGTCACGACCGCCGAGGGCGCCGGAGGCTACGTCCAGTCCGTGGTCTTCCCGTCCAGCTCCGGCTCCGAGGCGCTCGTCGCGGTCCGCTGCACCCTCGACGTCAGCTCCGAGTCCCCGCCGCTCACCGACCTCGACAAGATCGTCAAGGGCATCCGCGCGGTCGACGGCACCGGCGGCGGGGGAGTGGGCAGCACCGTCGGCCCGAGCCGGTAG
- a CDS encoding TDT family transporter, producing the protein MVTAVQPAPRTVIGPRAAAVRHLGPNWYAAVMGTAIVANAGATLPGHVPGLRTACTLVWAVSFLMLLALLAARTAHWTHHRDQARAHLADPAVAPFYGCLSMALLAVGAGTLTVGQGWIGAGAAVAVDTVLFVAGTAIGLAAAVTIPYLMVVRHRIEPGQASPVWLLPVVAPMVSAACGPLLAAHLPEGQARATLLLACYALFGLSLLATLVMLPVIFARLVTGGPLPPALTPTLFLVLGPLGQSTTATGKIADAAQGVFPAAYEHAFSAFAVLYGVPVMGFALLWLALAAAMVVRARRAGMGFAMTWWAFTFPVGTCVTGAESLAAHTGLAAFDVLTVALYAFLVAAWAVAAVRTVRGLASGRLLAAPAPARA; encoded by the coding sequence ATGGTCACCGCCGTCCAACCCGCACCCCGCACCGTCATCGGCCCCCGCGCCGCCGCCGTCCGTCACCTCGGCCCGAACTGGTACGCCGCCGTGATGGGCACCGCCATCGTCGCGAACGCGGGTGCGACGCTGCCGGGTCACGTCCCGGGCCTGCGCACCGCGTGCACGCTGGTGTGGGCCGTCTCGTTCCTGATGCTGCTCGCCCTGCTGGCGGCGCGGACCGCGCACTGGACGCACCACCGGGACCAGGCCCGCGCCCATCTCGCCGACCCGGCGGTGGCCCCGTTCTACGGCTGTCTGTCGATGGCGCTGCTCGCGGTGGGCGCGGGCACGCTGACCGTGGGGCAGGGCTGGATCGGGGCGGGCGCGGCGGTCGCGGTCGACACCGTGCTGTTCGTCGCCGGGACCGCGATCGGGCTCGCCGCCGCCGTCACGATCCCGTACCTGATGGTCGTGCGGCACCGGATCGAGCCGGGGCAGGCGTCGCCGGTGTGGCTGCTGCCCGTGGTCGCGCCGATGGTGTCGGCGGCCTGCGGGCCGCTGCTCGCCGCGCATCTGCCCGAGGGGCAGGCCCGGGCGACGCTGCTGCTGGCCTGCTACGCCCTGTTCGGCCTGAGCCTCCTGGCGACCCTGGTCATGCTCCCCGTGATCTTCGCGCGCCTGGTCACGGGCGGGCCGCTGCCGCCGGCGCTGACCCCCACCCTGTTCCTGGTCCTCGGGCCGCTGGGCCAGTCGACGACCGCCACCGGCAAGATCGCCGACGCCGCGCAGGGCGTGTTCCCCGCCGCGTACGAGCACGCGTTCAGCGCGTTCGCCGTGCTGTACGGCGTGCCCGTGATGGGCTTCGCCCTGCTGTGGCTGGCGCTGGCCGCCGCGATGGTGGTGCGGGCACGGCGCGCGGGCATGGGCTTCGCGATGACGTGGTGGGCGTTCACCTTCCCCGTCGGCACGTGTGTCACCGGCGCGGAGAGCCTGGCGGCCCACACCGGCCTCGCCGCGTTCGACGTGCTGACGGTGGCGCTGTACGCCTTCCTCGTCGCGGCCTGGGCGGTGGCGGCCGTCCGGACGGTACGGGGCCTGGCCTCGGGCCGCCTCCTCGCGGCTCCGGCCCCGGCGCGGGCCTGA
- a CDS encoding HAD family hydrolase produces the protein MRNRHVAAWTSAAAAALMAAATLTTPAAAATSAPTTPTTARHCPQLSQELPWYGDNRAKLQRVIDERGTCAGHRGPRPVAAFDWDNTVSKNDVTDATIAWSLKHDKILRPGRWKDTSRWMTDEADRALTAACGTAVPVGAPLPTSTDTDCTDEIFNIRESGKTMSGAAAFAGEWNHRRTVPQYAWVPQLFAGHTVPELESYAAAAREEALAAPVGATQKLGTHTIPGYVRYYEQQRDLIRTLQRAGFDVYIVSAGSEPVTEVWSKGVGIDRAHTIAIRSVLDERGRITPYNEGCGGVPINKGEAIPYIDGKRCWINQDIFHIKGKAAWEKQRWGKRIALGGGDADTDVTFVGDATGAHLVLNRNKNEIMCRAYDNADGRWVANPMFIEPLPRKSGTYPCSTAAWNRPEGGFGPLLREDGTTVPDQADSAY, from the coding sequence ATGCGTAACAGACATGTTGCCGCGTGGACTTCGGCCGCGGCCGCCGCACTCATGGCGGCCGCGACCCTGACCACCCCCGCGGCCGCCGCCACGTCCGCACCCACCACCCCCACGACCGCCCGGCACTGCCCGCAGCTGTCGCAGGAGCTCCCCTGGTACGGGGACAACCGGGCGAAGCTCCAGCGCGTGATCGACGAGCGCGGCACCTGCGCGGGCCACCGCGGCCCGCGCCCCGTCGCCGCGTTCGACTGGGACAACACCGTCTCCAAGAACGACGTCACCGACGCGACCATCGCCTGGTCGCTGAAGCACGACAAGATCCTGCGCCCCGGCCGCTGGAAGGACACCAGCCGCTGGATGACCGACGAGGCCGACCGCGCGCTCACCGCCGCCTGCGGCACCGCCGTCCCCGTCGGCGCCCCGCTGCCCACCTCCACCGACACCGACTGCACGGACGAGATCTTCAACATCCGTGAGTCGGGGAAGACGATGAGCGGCGCCGCCGCCTTCGCCGGAGAGTGGAACCACCGCCGCACCGTGCCCCAGTACGCCTGGGTCCCGCAGCTCTTCGCGGGACACACTGTCCCCGAGCTCGAGTCCTACGCGGCCGCCGCCCGTGAGGAGGCCCTCGCCGCACCCGTCGGCGCCACCCAGAAGCTCGGCACCCACACCATCCCCGGCTACGTCCGCTACTACGAGCAGCAGCGCGACCTCATCCGCACGCTCCAGCGCGCCGGGTTCGACGTGTACATCGTCTCCGCCGGCTCGGAACCGGTCACCGAGGTGTGGTCGAAGGGCGTCGGCATCGACCGCGCGCACACCATCGCCATCCGCTCCGTCCTCGACGAGCGCGGCCGCATCACCCCGTACAACGAGGGCTGCGGCGGCGTCCCGATCAACAAGGGCGAGGCCATCCCGTACATCGACGGCAAGCGCTGCTGGATCAACCAGGACATCTTCCACATCAAGGGGAAGGCCGCCTGGGAGAAGCAGCGCTGGGGCAAGCGCATCGCCCTCGGCGGCGGCGACGCCGACACCGACGTCACCTTCGTCGGCGACGCCACCGGCGCGCACCTCGTCCTGAACCGGAACAAGAACGAGATCATGTGCCGCGCCTACGACAACGCCGACGGACGCTGGGTCGCCAACCCGATGTTCATCGAGCCGCTGCCGCGCAAGTCCGGCACCTACCCGTGCTCCACGGCGGCCTGGAACCGTCCCGAGGGCGGCTTCGGCCCGCTCCTGCGCGAGGACGGCACGACGGTGCCGGATCAGGCCGACTCCGCGTACTGA
- a CDS encoding glutamine synthetase family protein: protein MADRTPPLTVEELHALVASGEIDTVVLAFPDMQGRLQGKRFAARFFLDEVLHHGTEGCNYLLAVDTEMNTVDGFAMSSWDRGYGDFAMHPDLSTLRRVPWNEGTALLVADLAWEDGSPVVAAPRQILRRQLDRLAELGLTAQVGTELEFIVFKDTYEQAWDANYRGLTPANQYNIDYSVLGTGRIEPLLRRIRNEMAGAGLTVESAKGECNPGQHEIAFRYDEALVTCDQHAIYKTGAKEIAAQEGASLTFMAKYNEREGNSCHIHFSLTDADGAPAFAGDDPDGMSPLMRHFLAGQLAALRDFSLLYAPNINSYKRFQPGSFAPTAVAWGHDNRTCALRVVGHGRSLRFENRLPGGDVNPHLAVAGLIAAGLHGVEQGLELPDACPGNAYAAAYEHVPTTLREAAELWANSPVAKAAFGDEVVAHYLNAARVELDAYDAAVTDWELRRGFERL, encoded by the coding sequence GTGGCAGACCGCACACCCCCGCTGACCGTCGAGGAGCTGCACGCCCTGGTCGCGAGCGGCGAGATCGACACGGTCGTCCTGGCCTTCCCCGACATGCAGGGCCGGCTCCAGGGCAAGCGGTTCGCCGCCCGCTTCTTCCTCGACGAGGTCCTCCACCACGGCACCGAGGGCTGCAACTACCTGCTGGCCGTCGACACCGAGATGAACACCGTCGACGGTTTCGCGATGTCCTCCTGGGACCGCGGCTACGGCGACTTCGCGATGCACCCCGACCTGAGCACCCTGCGCCGCGTCCCCTGGAACGAGGGCACGGCCCTGCTCGTCGCCGACCTCGCCTGGGAGGACGGCTCGCCCGTCGTCGCCGCGCCCCGGCAGATCCTGCGCCGCCAGCTCGACCGGCTCGCGGAGCTCGGCCTCACCGCCCAGGTCGGCACCGAGCTGGAGTTCATCGTCTTCAAGGACACCTACGAACAGGCCTGGGACGCGAACTACCGCGGCCTGACCCCGGCCAACCAGTACAACATCGACTACTCCGTCCTCGGCACCGGCCGCATCGAACCCCTGTTGCGCCGCATCCGCAACGAGATGGCGGGCGCCGGCCTCACCGTCGAGTCCGCCAAGGGCGAGTGCAACCCTGGCCAGCACGAGATCGCCTTCCGCTACGACGAGGCCCTCGTCACCTGCGACCAGCACGCGATCTACAAGACGGGCGCCAAGGAGATCGCCGCGCAGGAAGGCGCCTCGCTCACCTTCATGGCGAAGTACAACGAGCGCGAGGGCAACTCCTGCCACATCCACTTCTCGCTCACCGACGCCGACGGCGCCCCCGCCTTCGCGGGCGACGACCCCGACGGCATGAGCCCGCTCATGCGGCACTTCCTCGCGGGCCAGCTCGCCGCCCTGCGCGACTTCTCCCTCCTGTACGCCCCGAACATCAACTCGTACAAGCGGTTCCAGCCCGGCTCCTTCGCGCCGACCGCCGTCGCCTGGGGCCACGACAACCGGACCTGCGCGCTGCGCGTCGTCGGCCACGGCCGCTCGCTCCGCTTCGAGAACCGCCTGCCCGGCGGCGACGTCAACCCGCACCTCGCCGTCGCGGGCCTGATCGCCGCGGGGCTGCACGGCGTGGAGCAGGGCCTCGAACTGCCCGACGCCTGCCCGGGCAACGCCTACGCGGCCGCCTACGAGCACGTCCCCACCACGCTGCGCGAGGCCGCCGAACTGTGGGCCAACAGCCCCGTCGCGAAGGCCGCCTTCGGCGACGAGGTCGTCGCCCACTACCTGAACGCGGCGCGGGTCGAACTCGACGCGTACGACGCCGCCGTCACCGACTGGGAGCTCCGCCGAGGATTCGAGAGGCTGTGA